The Hymenobacter sp. 5317J-9 genome has a window encoding:
- a CDS encoding TonB-dependent receptor translates to MFVFLYRLPLLTALAAAPAVLWAQQPTLPAARGRAAASSLTGRVVDAASGEALPGSTVLFDDLKQGAATGPDGSFSFNNLPRGRFTMQVRSLGYNTVTQTVDTGSGQPLEIKLTVAATEIGQVVVTGVSQATQLRRSPVPTSVVDRTRLNQTSGSNLVDAIAHTPGVAQVTTGAAISKPVVRGLGYNRVVTLNNGARQEGQQWGDEHGIEIDEFSIDRAEIIKGPGSLLYGSDAMAGVINFVAPDPVAEGRIIGTATGSYQANNHQQGYSLLNAGNLNGVNWLVRGTRKVAGDYRNRYDGRVYNSGFNEWDANGYVGVNKSWGYSHLTFSSFNQQLGLTEGTRDANGRFTKDVPAGLDHTGADSTASVPVTDADLRGYGLAVPRQQINHLRLGTDNNFILGDQGGRLTLQVSYQQNLRREFGNVFDPAENSLYFQLRTVDYALRYFLPERNGWNVTLGTSGLHQQNRNLGVEFLIPAYRANEGGVFGVVKKTFGGLDLSGGLRYDVRQITADALYLNAEERPVPGPRAGAETKFAGFVSSYRNYSGSVGAAYSLSERLTVKANLARGFRAPNIAELASNGKHEGTLRYEIGNENLAAETSLQADAGVSYVTDHVRFSVDAFENSISNYIFTQRLLTAGGADSLRDDTGAFKYAQGRARLYGGEVSLDFHPHPLDWLHFENSFSMVRARQLDVPADQQYLPFIPADRLQSELRANFRRQGKRIANPYARLQMEHTFAQNRFFSAFDTETATPGYTLFNAGLGTDVANAQGRTLFSLYLTANNLFDVGYQSHLSRLKYADYNAANGRYGVFNQGRNVGVRLVVPLSFK, encoded by the coding sequence ATGTTTGTTTTTCTGTACCGATTGCCGTTGCTGACGGCATTGGCGGCGGCCCCGGCCGTGCTGTGGGCCCAGCAGCCCACCCTGCCCGCCGCCCGAGGCCGCGCGGCGGCCTCTTCCCTCACCGGCCGCGTCGTCGACGCAGCCAGCGGCGAAGCCCTGCCGGGCTCAACTGTTTTGTTTGACGACCTGAAGCAGGGCGCGGCCACCGGGCCTGACGGCAGCTTCAGCTTCAACAACCTGCCCCGCGGGCGCTTCACCATGCAGGTGCGCTCGCTGGGCTACAACACCGTGACGCAGACCGTGGACACGGGCAGCGGCCAGCCGCTGGAAATCAAGCTGACGGTGGCGGCTACGGAAATCGGCCAGGTAGTGGTCACGGGCGTGTCGCAGGCCACGCAGCTGCGGCGCTCGCCGGTGCCCACCTCGGTGGTCGACCGCACGCGCCTGAACCAGACTTCGGGCTCCAACCTTGTCGACGCCATTGCGCACACGCCGGGCGTGGCCCAGGTCACGACCGGGGCGGCCATCAGCAAGCCGGTGGTGCGCGGGCTGGGCTACAACCGCGTGGTGACCCTCAACAACGGCGCCCGCCAGGAAGGCCAGCAGTGGGGCGACGAGCACGGCATCGAGATTGACGAGTTCAGCATTGACCGGGCCGAGATTATCAAGGGGCCGGGCTCGCTGCTGTACGGGTCCGACGCCATGGCCGGGGTCATCAACTTCGTGGCGCCCGACCCGGTGGCCGAAGGGCGCATTATCGGCACGGCCACGGGCAGCTACCAGGCCAACAACCACCAGCAGGGCTATTCGCTGCTGAACGCCGGCAACCTTAACGGCGTGAACTGGCTGGTGCGCGGCACCCGCAAAGTGGCCGGCGACTACCGCAACCGCTACGATGGGCGCGTGTACAACTCCGGCTTCAATGAGTGGGACGCCAACGGCTACGTGGGCGTGAACAAAAGCTGGGGCTATTCGCACCTCACCTTCAGCAGCTTCAACCAGCAACTGGGCCTGACCGAAGGCACCCGCGACGCCAACGGCCGCTTCACCAAAGACGTGCCCGCCGGGCTCGACCACACCGGCGCCGACAGCACGGCGAGCGTGCCCGTGACCGACGCCGACCTGCGCGGCTACGGCCTGGCCGTGCCCCGGCAGCAAATCAACCACCTGCGCTTAGGCACCGACAACAACTTCATTCTGGGCGACCAGGGCGGGCGCCTCACCCTGCAGGTGAGCTACCAGCAAAACCTGCGGCGTGAGTTCGGCAACGTGTTCGACCCAGCCGAAAACTCGCTCTACTTCCAGCTGCGCACCGTGGACTATGCCCTGCGCTACTTCCTGCCCGAACGCAACGGCTGGAACGTGACCCTGGGCACCAGCGGCCTGCACCAGCAAAACCGCAACCTGGGCGTGGAATTCCTGATTCCGGCCTACCGCGCCAACGAAGGCGGCGTGTTTGGCGTGGTGAAAAAGACCTTTGGCGGGCTCGACCTGAGCGGCGGCCTGCGCTACGACGTGCGCCAGATTACGGCCGATGCGCTGTACCTGAACGCGGAAGAGCGGCCCGTGCCCGGCCCGCGCGCCGGCGCCGAAACCAAGTTTGCGGGCTTTGTGAGCAGCTACCGCAACTACAGTGGCAGCGTGGGCGCGGCCTACAGCCTGAGCGAGCGGCTGACCGTGAAGGCCAACCTGGCCCGCGGCTTCCGGGCGCCCAACATTGCCGAGCTGGCCTCGAACGGCAAGCACGAGGGCACGCTGCGCTACGAAATAGGCAACGAGAACCTGGCCGCCGAAACCAGCCTGCAAGCGGACGCTGGCGTGAGCTACGTGACGGACCACGTGCGCTTCAGCGTCGATGCCTTTGAAAACAGCATCAGCAACTACATTTTCACGCAGCGCCTGCTCACGGCCGGCGGCGCCGACTCGTTGCGCGACGACACGGGCGCGTTTAAGTATGCCCAGGGCCGGGCCCGGCTATACGGCGGCGAGGTCAGCCTCGACTTCCACCCCCACCCGCTGGACTGGCTGCACTTCGAAAACTCGTTTTCGATGGTGCGCGCCCGCCAGCTCGACGTGCCCGCCGACCAGCAGTACCTGCCCTTCATTCCGGCCGACCGGCTGCAGTCGGAGCTGCGGGCCAACTTCCGCCGCCAGGGCAAGCGCATCGCCAACCCCTACGCGCGCCTGCAGATGGAGCACACCTTCGCCCAGAACCGCTTCTTCTCGGCCTTCGACACCGAGACGGCCACGCCCGGCTATACGCTGTTCAACGCCGGGCTGGGCACCGACGTGGCCAATGCCCAGGGCCGGACGCTGTTTTCGCTCTACCTCACGGCCAATAACCTGTTCGACGTGGGCTACCAGAGCCACCTCAGCCGCCTGAAATACGCTGATTACAACGCCGCCAACGGCCGCTACGGCGTGTTCAACCAGGGCCGCAACGTGGGCGTGCGCCTGGTGGTGCCGCTGAGTTTTAAGTAG
- a CDS encoding sigma-70 family RNA polymerase sigma factor, with translation MSATALRDALLANREQALTRLYRQAFPAVRRYVSRHGGSAEDAQDVFHDALVILYEQATGGSLVLTAAASTYLVGVARNLWLHELRRRARLPQDALPDDPAQLPAEAADAPEEPALAVLDYVERLGDRCKSILLAFYYFGQPLTRIAADHHFGSVRSATVQKFKCLERLRNSVRRAFRSETVDY, from the coding sequence TTGTCCGCCACCGCCCTGCGCGATGCCCTGCTTGCCAACCGCGAGCAGGCCCTGACCCGGCTCTACCGCCAGGCTTTCCCGGCAGTGCGCCGCTACGTGAGCCGGCACGGCGGCTCGGCGGAAGATGCCCAGGACGTGTTTCACGACGCGCTGGTGATTCTCTACGAGCAGGCCACCGGCGGCAGCCTCGTTCTGACGGCGGCGGCCAGTACCTACCTGGTGGGCGTGGCCCGCAACCTGTGGCTGCACGAATTGCGCCGCCGCGCCCGCCTGCCGCAGGATGCCCTGCCCGACGACCCCGCCCAGCTGCCCGCCGAAGCAGCGGACGCCCCGGAAGAGCCGGCCTTGGCCGTGCTCGACTACGTGGAGCGGCTGGGGGACCGGTGCAAGAGCATTCTGCTGGCGTTCTACTACTTCGGGCAGCCCCTGACCCGCATTGCCGCCGACCACCACTTCGGCTCGGTTCGCTCGGCTACGGTGCAGAAATTCAAGTGTCTGGAGCGGCTGCGCAATTCGGTGCGCCGGGCGTTCAGGTCCGAAACCGTTGATTACTAA